In Cydia splendana chromosome 26, ilCydSple1.2, whole genome shotgun sequence, the following are encoded in one genomic region:
- the LOC134803104 gene encoding gastrula zinc finger protein XlCGF57.1-like, which translates to MVPYKTCSAHHHCAYCGTDGPLFEDTDELRTHTRTQHAGERTKAVENFLRPLWLNEILKVDIDNLLCTICCTALVTWNDMFKHLTEKHGLVFDEAYNRVIPYILKPDLLCALCKANFPNYHHLDSHMNAHYNNYMCSECGDTFLASSRLKKHLKIHDTGRFICDECGKVFSLDKYRKKHVELVHKQEQKIQCLYCPEKFLNTYPRHLHVLEHHREKVKTITCELCGKTFDWRPYFLAHVRRKHNNEKNYICKYCDRRFFMKVECKRHEMAAHLKVKTKCRVVAQLPQKPGKYACSFCGKQYLNKNCLITHFNTHEVVLDADQLNAITESCALSQNGLNTSIDS; encoded by the exons ATGGTTCCATATAAGACCTGTTCGGCGCACCACCACTGCGCTTACTGCGGCACGGATGGACCCCTGTTCGAGGACACTGACGAGTTACGGACCCACACAAGGACGCAGCATGCAG GCGAAAGGACCAAAGCCGTAGAAAATTTCCTGCGTCCACTCTGGCTCAACGAGATCCTCAAAGTTGACATCGACAACCTCCTCTGCACCATCTGCTGCACCGCTTTGGTGACATGGAACGACATGTTCAAACACCTCACCGAGAAACATGGCCTGGTCTTCGACGAGGCATACAATAGAGTCATACCTTACATACTGAAACCGGACCTCCTCTGTGCCCTATGTAAGGCTAACTTCCCGAATTACCACCATCTGGACTCACATATGAATGCCCATTATAATAACTACATGTGCTCCGAGTGTGGTGACACTTTCCTCGCTTCATCCCGCTTGAAGAAACATCTTAAAATCCATGACACGGGGAGATTTATATGTGATGAATGCGGGAAAGTGTTCAGTTTAGATAAATACAGGAAAAAACATGTAGAATTAGTACATAAGCAGGAACAGAAAATACAATGTCTATATTGTCCGGAGAAATTCCTAAACACTTATCCTAGACATTTACATGTTTTAGAACACCATAGAGAGAAAGTTAAAACGATAACCTGCGAGTTGTGTGGAAAGACTTTCGATTGGCGACCATACTTTCTAGCTCATGTCcgaaggaaacataataacgaaaaaaattacatttgcaAATATTGCGATAGAAGATTTTTCATGAAAGTTGAGTGTAAGCGACATGAAATGGCGGCACATTTGAAAGTGAAGACCAAGTGTAGGGTGGTGGCCCAATTGCCTCAAAAGCCGGGGAAATATGCTTGTAGTTTTTGCGGTAAGCAGTATTTAAATAAGAATTGTTTGATAACGCATTTCAACACGCATGAGGTGGTGTTGGATGCTGACCAGTTAAACGCCATTACTGAGAGCTGTGCGCTTAGTCAAAATGGGCTTAATACTTCAATTGACTCTTAA
- the LOC134803046 gene encoding uncharacterized protein LOC134803046, whose amino-acid sequence MDVEEDKFFGLCKCCLQDGCFRNLWAEHEDNGVVQNYGEMLNECFSLQWPKPDNFHLEQICEECSKRTMDAYSFRQLVLSSHKQLVSCAEQPSEVTEVLDSESGEITLIVKEEAYDEETEEMGEYEEIGEFEEVEYLEMEEEREYKVDVLNVGAQHTQQEQLVDDPEYYPEVPIKQETRWRPKKKRGERKRTYKNYTNDDLRQSFEAAKSGRMTVAEAAAAFNVPRKTVAARLLNDRRGIPIASKSEKDDGLMKEVKTLLTYTNMTPYKTRTAHYHCAYCGTDGPLFEDTDELRTHTRTQHADLFGAPPLRLLRHGWTPVRGH is encoded by the exons ATGGATGTCGAAGAGGATAAATTCTTCGGTTTGTGCAAATGTTGTCTTCAAGACGGCTGCTTCAGGAACTTGTGGGCTGAACATGAGGACAATGGGGTGGTGCAAAATTATGGGGAAATGCTCAACGAATGCTTTTCGTTACAA TGGCCGAAACCTGACAACTTTCATTTGGAGCAGATCTGCGAGGAGTGCTCCAAGCGCACAATGGATGCTTATAGCTTCCGACAGCTGGTCCTGTCGAGTCACAAGCAGCTTGTGTCCTGTGCTGAGCAGCCGTCTGAAGTTACAGAAGTTCTTG ATTCTGAATCAGGAGAAATAACCCTGATTGTGAAAGAAGAGGCTTATGATGAAGAAACTGAAGAAATGGGGGAATATGAAGAAATtggagaatttgaagaagtGGAGTATTTAGAGATGGAAGAGGAGAGAGAATACAAAGTGGATGTACTGAACGTGGGGGCTCAGCACACTCAGCAGGAACAACTTGTTGATG ACCCGGAGTATTACCCGGAAGTGCCCATTAAACAGGAAACAAGATGGCGGCCGAAGAAGAAAAGAGGCGAGCGCAAGCGTACATACAAGAACTACACCAACGACGACTTGAGGCAGAGCTTTGAG GCGGCAAAAAGCGGTCGCATGACGGTCGCAGAGGCGGCCGCCGCCTTCAACGTGCCGCGCAAGACTGTCGCCGCGCGGTTACTCAACGACAGGAGAGGCA TTCCTATAGCCTCGAAGTCTGAGAAAGACGACGGTCTGATGAAGGAAGTGAAGACCCTCTTAACTTACACCAATATGACGCCATACAAGACCCGTACGGCGCACTACCACTGCGCTTACTGCGGCACGGATGGACCCCTGTTCGAGGACACTGACGAGTTACGGACCCACACAAGGACGCAGCATGCAG ACCTGTTCGGCGCACCACCACTGCGCTTACTTCGGCACGGATGGACCCCTGTTCGAGGACACTGA